One window of the Rubrobacter aplysinae genome contains the following:
- a CDS encoding (R)-mandelonitrile lyase: MRVISPADTETRRGPEEWFTGTVWMDGTSIPQPGAAMLRVLFEPGARTNWHTHPEGQFLYIVTGTGRAQREGEGVQRINTGDTVYIAPNERHWHGAAPDTFMVHVAVSPALESDGATQWQEPVADEDYLS; encoded by the coding sequence ATGAGGGTGATCTCACCGGCAGACACGGAGACCCGCCGCGGCCCGGAGGAGTGGTTCACCGGCACCGTCTGGATGGACGGAACGTCGATCCCCCAACCCGGAGCGGCGATGCTCCGGGTGCTGTTCGAGCCCGGCGCCCGCACCAACTGGCACACCCATCCGGAGGGTCAGTTCCTCTACATAGTAACCGGCACCGGCCGCGCCCAGAGAGAGGGCGAAGGGGTGCAGCGGATAAACACCGGCGACACCGTCTACATCGCCCCGAACGAGAGACACTGGCACGGCGCGGCCCCCGACACCTTCATGGTGCATGTCGCCGTCAGCCCGGCGTTAGAATCCGACGGCGCGACGCAGTGGCAGGAGCCCGTGGCGGACGAGGATTACCTCTCGTAG
- a CDS encoding MFS transporter, with product MGEAKPGESGAVRPASARLAIAGALATAVAFGPARNGYGLFLPWMREEFGISTGVAGLIASGGYAGHLAALFAVGAIATRLGPRLPVVAGAISAALGMMLIALSPNALVLAAGVALAASSAGWVWSPYNDAAERAVQPALRARVLSVVSTGTTFGIAGAGVTALVTGDGWRIGWVAFSVVAVVALVCNAAVLPSGNGRPDGGEEAGLTGVRWLFRGDAVPLFVVATSFGVVSSVYYSFAVDHVSRNGDLTLPLGAPLGPLMFVVLGAAGVAGFFTGDAINRLGLRRVLAVILLSAALSTVLLGVAPGSLAAAILSAALFGAYVMMISALLAVWSSRVFPEGPSAGFSAALIALAVGSVLAPASMGLIAGAFGYQTVFLICGAIAALTVIVRPR from the coding sequence TTGGGTGAGGCGAAGCCCGGGGAGTCCGGCGCCGTGAGGCCCGCCAGCGCCCGGCTCGCCATCGCCGGTGCCCTGGCGACCGCCGTGGCCTTCGGTCCGGCGCGCAACGGGTACGGTCTGTTCCTGCCGTGGATGCGGGAGGAGTTCGGGATCTCCACCGGGGTCGCGGGCCTGATCGCCAGCGGGGGCTACGCGGGACACCTCGCGGCGCTATTCGCCGTTGGTGCGATAGCAACACGGCTAGGGCCCCGGCTACCGGTGGTCGCGGGCGCCATCTCCGCCGCCTTGGGGATGATGCTCATAGCCCTTTCACCGAACGCGCTGGTGCTCGCGGCGGGGGTGGCGCTCGCCGCGAGCAGCGCGGGGTGGGTGTGGTCGCCCTACAACGACGCGGCCGAGCGCGCGGTGCAGCCCGCCCTCCGAGCCCGGGTGCTCTCCGTGGTCAGCACGGGCACGACTTTCGGGATAGCCGGCGCCGGCGTTACGGCCCTAGTCACCGGCGACGGCTGGCGCATCGGATGGGTGGCATTCTCCGTCGTGGCGGTGGTGGCGCTGGTCTGCAATGCGGCCGTCTTGCCCTCCGGTAACGGGCGCCCGGACGGAGGAGAGGAGGCGGGCCTTACAGGGGTGCGCTGGCTCTTCCGGGGGGATGCGGTACCGTTGTTCGTCGTGGCCACGTCCTTCGGCGTGGTCAGCTCGGTCTACTACTCCTTCGCCGTGGACCACGTCTCGCGCAACGGGGATCTCACGCTGCCGCTGGGAGCCCCGCTCGGACCGCTGATGTTCGTGGTGCTCGGCGCGGCGGGCGTGGCGGGGTTCTTCACGGGCGACGCCATAAACAGGCTCGGACTGAGGAGGGTGCTGGCCGTGATCCTGCTCTCGGCCGCCCTCTCGACCGTGCTTCTGGGCGTCGCTCCGGGCTCGTTGGCGGCGGCGATCCTCTCGGCGGCCCTGTTCGGCGCCTACGTAATGATGATCAGCGCCCTGCTCGCCGTATGGAGCTCGCGGGTCTTCCCGGAAGGCCCCTCGGCGGGCTTCAGCGCCGCCCTGATAGCCCTGGCCGTCGGCAGCGTGCTGGCTCCGGCCTCGATGGGCCTCATAGCCGGGGCCTTCGGCTACCAGACGGTGTTCCTGATCTGCGGCGCCATAGCGGCGCTGACCGTGATCGTACGGCCTCGTTAG
- a CDS encoding TetR/AcrR family transcriptional regulator: MGQRAEDTHRRLIAAAGELFYEEGIRASGIEAIAGHAGVTKMTLYAHFGSKDELVAAYLEERDRRWWEYLDEALERYETPEERLLAVFDAYRDWLVSGRLRGCGFVNFSAELPDREHPGRTVVERHKAGVRGLLADLVSGLGSEEPGELAEHLFFILEGAYVTGALEGDERGIGRARLLAESLIEDRPGPRLG, encoded by the coding sequence ATGGGCCAGAGAGCAGAGGATACGCACAGACGGCTCATCGCGGCCGCCGGGGAGCTTTTCTACGAGGAGGGGATCAGGGCCAGCGGCATAGAGGCAATCGCCGGGCATGCCGGGGTGACGAAGATGACCCTCTACGCGCACTTCGGCTCCAAGGACGAGCTCGTGGCAGCCTACCTCGAGGAGAGGGACCGGCGCTGGTGGGAGTACCTGGATGAGGCGCTGGAACGATACGAGACGCCGGAGGAGCGGCTGCTGGCCGTCTTCGACGCCTACCGCGATTGGCTCGTCTCCGGGAGGCTAAGAGGCTGCGGCTTTGTAAACTTCTCCGCGGAGCTTCCCGACAGGGAGCATCCCGGCAGGACCGTGGTCGAGAGGCATAAGGCGGGGGTACGCGGGCTCCTCGCCGATCTCGTCTCGGGTCTTGGCTCCGAGGAGCCCGGAGAGCTGGCGGAGCACCTGTTTTTCATTCTGGAAGGCGCCTACGTTACCGGCGCGCTGGAGGGAGACGAACGAGGCATCGGCCGGGCGCGGCTCCTGGCGGAGTCGTTAATAGAGGATAGGCCGGGCCCTCGGCTTGGGTGA
- a CDS encoding LCP family protein: MALLALYLIFPFGTQRAVLLGSDARADEASRSDTILVTAAGWHDGMLAVPRDTLLEIPGVGEDKVNAAFASGGPDLTVQTLEGFLDRRIDNYLVIKFDGVGDIVDAMGGVTINVEQQIDPVEAGGPAISPGEQTLNGEEALTYVRYRGGPTADIGRAGRQQEFMQAVMSQALSPANLPRMPATAAAILRNVDTNMNPLEAARFLVQLKLAGERQTATYPGTPQYINGISYWVPDKASGEQVMRDTIG, encoded by the coding sequence TTGGCGCTGCTGGCGTTGTACCTGATCTTCCCGTTCGGGACGCAGCGGGCCGTGCTCCTCGGTAGTGACGCCCGGGCCGACGAGGCTTCGCGGTCGGACACTATACTCGTGACCGCCGCCGGCTGGCACGACGGGATGCTCGCCGTGCCCCGCGACACCCTGCTGGAGATACCGGGCGTGGGAGAGGACAAGGTGAACGCCGCCTTCGCAAGCGGAGGGCCGGATCTCACGGTCCAGACGCTGGAAGGTTTCCTGGACCGCCGCATAGACAACTACCTCGTGATCAAGTTCGATGGTGTTGGCGACATCGTGGACGCCATGGGCGGCGTGACCATAAACGTCGAGCAGCAGATAGACCCCGTGGAGGCCGGCGGACCTGCTATATCGCCGGGCGAGCAGACCCTGAACGGTGAGGAGGCCCTGACCTACGTCCGGTACAGGGGAGGGCCAACCGCAGACATAGGACGCGCCGGACGCCAGCAGGAGTTCATGCAGGCCGTTATGAGCCAGGCTTTATCTCCGGCCAACCTGCCCAGGATGCCCGCCACCGCGGCCGCCATCCTGCGCAACGTGGACACGAACATGAACCCCCTGGAGGCGGCGAGATTCCTCGTACAACTCAAGCTCGCCGGCGAGAGACAGACGGCCACGTATCCCGGCACGCCACAGTACATAAACGGTATCTCATACTGGGTACCGGACAAAGCCTCCGGCGAACAGGTAATGCGAGACACCATAGGATAG